DNA from Pseudomonas putida:
AGGCCCACACCGCCCATACCACCGAGCCTGTGCCGTTCATCTATGTCGGCAAGCGTAACGTCAAAGTCCGCGACGGCGGCGTACTGGCGGACGTGGCGCCGACCATGCTCAAGCTGCTGGGCCTGGCCCAACCTGCCGAGATGACTGGCACCTCGATCCTGGTCGACGCCTAAGCTGCGCGCGGCCTTGTGTCGCGATCGGGTGGCAAACTAGCCCCAATACGCAGTTTCCAGACCAAACGCCTCGCCGCAGATGCCGCGAGGCGTTTTTTTTGCAGGCCCAGGCGGGCATACTAGGCCAGTCTCCATCCCTGGTACGCCCAACCCCATGCTTCGCGCCCTGATCCTACTCGCCCTGTCCTGCCTGCTCAGCCCGGCCTTCGCCGACGAGCGCGCGCAGACCCAGCAACAACTGGACGCCACCCGCCAGGACATCGCCGAGCTGAAGAAGATGCTGGGCAAGCTCCAGGAGGAAAAGTCCGGCGTGCAGAAGGACCTCAAGTCCACCGAGACCGAAATCGGCGACCTCGAAAAGCAGGTGGAGGCTCTGCAACAGGAACTAAAAAAGACCGAGGGCGAGCTGGAGCGCCTTGATACCGAGAAAAAAAAACTCCAGAGCGCCCGCGTTGAACAACAGCGACTGATCGCCATCCAGGCCCGCTCCGCCTACCAGAGCGGCCGCGAGGAATACCTCAAGCTGCTGCTCAACCAGCAGAACCCCGAGAAGTTCGCCCGCACTCTCACCTATTACGACTACCTGAGCAAGGCGCGCCTGGAGCAACTGCGCGCCTTCAACGAGACCCTGCGCCAGCTGGCCAACGTCGAGCAGGACATCAGCCGCCAGCAGGCACAGTTGCTGGCCCAGCGCGGCAACCTCGACAGCCGCCGCCAAGAGCTCGAGACCGTGCGCAACGAGCGCCGGCAAGTCCTGGCCAAGCTCAACACCGACATGCAGGCCCGCGACCAGAAACTGCAGGCCCGCCAGCAGGATCAGGCCGACCTGACCAAGGTTCTCAAGACCATCGAGGAAACCCTGGCCCGTCAGGCCCGCGAAGCCGAAGAGGCCCGCAAGAAAGCCCTGCTGGCCCAGCAGCAGGCCGAAGAACAGCGCCGCCAGCAGCAAGCCCTCGCCGCTAACGAAGAAGAAGCCCCGAAAAAAACCCGCACCACCCTCGGCCCCCTCGTCTCCAGCGATGGCGCGAACTATGGCGGTGCATTTTCTGCCGCACGCGGAAAACTTCCATGGCCGGTCAATGGTCGATTGCTGGCCCGCTTCGGCGAGGCACGCGGTGGCGATGCCCGAGCCAAGTGGGATGGCGTGATGATCGGCGCCAATCCCGGCACCCAGGTACGCGCCGTACACGGCGGGCGTGTGGTGTTCGCCGACTGGTTGCGTGGTGCTGGACTTCTGGTCATTCTCGACCATGGTAATGGTTACCTGAGCCTGTACGGCCACAACCAGAGCCTGCTCAAGCGCGCCGGCGACATCGTCAAGGCCGGCGAAGCCATCTCCACCGTTGGCGACAGCGGTGGCCAGGACAGCTCGGGCCTGTATTTCGCCATTCGCCAACAGGGTCGCCCTACCGACCCTTCGCAGTGGTGCCGCGGTTAGTCACTTTATTTACGGCGTGGCCACAGCTGCGCCGATGCTCCCTTGAGGGAGCGCCAACAGGATCAGGAGTTCGTTCGACATGCTGCACTCGTCTCGCCTCACCCAGCTGGCCCTGACCATCGCCCTGGTGGTCGGCGCGCCCTTGGTTTCTGCCGCCGAGCCGGCTGCGCCCGCCAGCCGTGCCGCGGTACCGGCCACCGAGGTGACAGCCAAGGCCCCGCTGCCGCTGGATGAGCTGCGCACCTTCGCCGAGGTCCTTGATCGCATCAAGGCCGCGTACGTCGAGCCGGTGGACGACAAGACCCTGCTGGAAAACGCCATCAAGGGCATGCTCAGCAACCTCGACCCTCACTCGGCCTACCTGGGCCCAGAGGACTTCCAGGAGCTGCAGGAAAGCACCAGCGGTGAGTTCGGCGGCCTGGGCATCGAGGTGGGCATGGAGGACGGCTTCGTCAAGGTGGTCTCGCCGATCGACGACACCCCGGCCTCACGCGCCGGCATCGAGGCGGGCGACCTGATCGTCAAGATCAATGGCGCCCCGACCCGCGGCCAGACCATGACCGAAGCCGTGGACAAGATGCGCGGCAAGGTGGGTGAGAAGATCACCCTCACCCTGGTCCGCGACGGTGGCACGCCTTTCGATGTGACCCTCGCCCGCGCGGTGATCCAGGTCAAGAGCGTCAAGAGCCAGCTGCTGGAGAACGACTACGGCTACATCCGTATCACCCAGTTCCAGGTCAAGACCGGCGAGGAAGTCGGCAAGGCACTGGCCAAGCTGCGCAAGGACAATGGCAAGAAGCTGCGCGGCATGGTCCTGGACCTGCGCAACAACCCCGGCGGCGTGCTGCAATCGGCAGTGGAAGTGGCCGACCACTTCCTCACCAAGGGCCTGATCGTCTACACCAAGGGCCGAATCGCCAACTCCGAGCTGCGCTTCTCCGCCGATCGGGCCGACGCCAGCGAAGGCGTGCCACTGGTAGTGCTGATCAACGGCGGCAGTGCCTCGGCTTCG
Protein-coding regions in this window:
- a CDS encoding S41 family peptidase, which codes for MLHSSRLTQLALTIALVVGAPLVSAAEPAAPASRAAVPATEVTAKAPLPLDELRTFAEVLDRIKAAYVEPVDDKTLLENAIKGMLSNLDPHSAYLGPEDFQELQESTSGEFGGLGIEVGMEDGFVKVVSPIDDTPASRAGIEAGDLIVKINGAPTRGQTMTEAVDKMRGKVGEKITLTLVRDGGTPFDVTLARAVIQVKSVKSQLLENDYGYIRITQFQVKTGEEVGKALAKLRKDNGKKLRGMVLDLRNNPGGVLQSAVEVADHFLTKGLIVYTKGRIANSELRFSADRADASEGVPLVVLINGGSASASEIVAGALQDQKRAVLMGTDSFGKGSVQTVLPLNNDRALKLTTALYFTPSGRSIQAQGIVPDIEVRPAKLTAEADTENFKEADLQGHLGNGNGGADRPTGSSKRKERPQDGDFQLSQALSLLKGLNITKGD
- a CDS encoding murein hydrolase activator EnvC family protein is translated as MLRALILLALSCLLSPAFADERAQTQQQLDATRQDIAELKKMLGKLQEEKSGVQKDLKSTETEIGDLEKQVEALQQELKKTEGELERLDTEKKKLQSARVEQQRLIAIQARSAYQSGREEYLKLLLNQQNPEKFARTLTYYDYLSKARLEQLRAFNETLRQLANVEQDISRQQAQLLAQRGNLDSRRQELETVRNERRQVLAKLNTDMQARDQKLQARQQDQADLTKVLKTIEETLARQAREAEEARKKALLAQQQAEEQRRQQQALAANEEEAPKKTRTTLGPLVSSDGANYGGAFSAARGKLPWPVNGRLLARFGEARGGDARAKWDGVMIGANPGTQVRAVHGGRVVFADWLRGAGLLVILDHGNGYLSLYGHNQSLLKRAGDIVKAGEAISTVGDSGGQDSSGLYFAIRQQGRPTDPSQWCRG